The following is a genomic window from Brevibacterium limosum.
CTCGGCACCGTTCGATCATCGCCCGCGCCTGAGGAATCCACATCCACATCGGGTTCACAGTCGGGTCGCCTTCGGCCCAGGCTTTCCATTCCATATTCATCGCCGCGTGCAGTTCGGTGACCAACTCTGTGTGGCGGAACCAACACGCTGGGATCACCGTGGCCGGGACCCGGAAATCATTGATGAACCAGTCCGTCCACCTCCGCAGGTCGACCCACGCCTCCTGCTGCATCTCGGCCGGAATGTCTCGCCACCGCATCCCTAACCATGCTGGTGCGCTCGGACCGGCCAGTGCCGCATCCAGACCCGCATCCAGATACGATGGTGCCGCCGGTCGTGAGGCCACCATCTGTTGCGGGTCAGTCAGACGCGCAATCGCCGCGTCCAGATCATCATCGTCCCCGCTACTGTCGTCACTTTGTTCCTCGGCCGTGACCCGAGCCAGAATCTCTTCCAACGACTCATTCTCGCCCTCGGGAGTCTCGTCGTCACTCATGGCCACTGTCTCCTCTCTTGTGGTACCGGCGATTCTTCGCAGCCACGGCATCGGCTAAGCGTTTGACCATCACCGAAATCACCCGCGCTGCCCGCCCCGGTGCCCCATCGTCGACCATGAGTTCGTGAGCCGTCCGATGGCACAGATCAGCACACAACCAATACCCTGTACCGCCGTCTCGGCTCTGAGCGCATTCATGGCGGTCGTCGATGTCGTGACGCATCCCATGCCATTCGACCTCAGCGAATCGTCCACACACCTGACACACCATCACCGGTGGCACATCGTCAACCATCACGGCCTCCTTCGACTCGCTCACTTGTCTCCCGCTCCTTGCTGTCTGATTAACGACGCCACGATCACAATCGTGGCGCGGCGGCGATCCCACCCATAGAATTCCCGTCGCCGGTCCATCCGCCGGTGCACTGCCCGGTGATGCGACCGACACAACGGCATCAAGTCCTCATCCAATTCCGCCGCCCTCCACGTCTCGCCGGGGTTCTCGATCACCCCGTCGTAGGACACATGATGCAGATCCAAACTCTTCGTGTCCTCCAACCGCAGACCACACACTTGGCAGGCCGGTTCCACGCCTTCAGCCCGCCGGTCGCGAAACCAGCGACGGCGACGCCAATGCCACGCCTGCGATCGCAGGTACCCGGACTGATACGACGATGAACCAGTCCGAGTCAGGCTCCACCGAGACATGGTTCAATACCACGTCACGGTCGGCCGTGACGAGCCCTCCACCTCGGAGTCATCGCCGTGCCCGTTCGGCTCAGCCGTGCCCGCCGGGTCGGCCTCGGCCACCGTGTCCGGGGCAGCCTGAGGTTCCGCCGGTGCCTGTTCTTCCGGGGCTGCTGTGGCCGCGGTCGGTCCATACAGTGTGGCTTCCCACCGCTCATCAGCATCGTCGTCGAGCAGTGATTGTGCGTACAGCTTCTTCATCTCCGCGATCGGTCCCGCGTTGACTGACTTGTAGTACGGCGACAGGCGCATGAAGATCGGCCGCTTATTGCGCATCAGGATGATCGTGTACCCGAACGGCAACCGCCGCAGCTCGTCGACCTCAAGCACATTCATCTCCTGCACCTGATCAGACACACTCGTGCCATCTTTCTGCCGTGACGTTGACGAGCGCATCACTTTCCGCCGACCCGCCAGGGTCGAAAACACTTGCAAGTCATCAGTGTTCGATGCCCCACCGAGGAGGATCTTGATCGTTGCCGCGTCGAACAGGGCCGATGCTGCCTGTTCACCCCACGAGTTGCGCACCTGCGCCATGGACTGGAACACTGCCAACACAGTGATGCCGGTACCTCCACCGTCGGCCATGAGCGGCACGAGTCCATCCCAGGCTCGGGTGATGTTCGCGATCTCGTCGAGGACCAGAGCCATCGGCGGATCGAGTCGGTTGCCTTCCCGCTTGGCGGCAATCTCACGGGCCCGTTCGGTAATGGCATCCATCATCGCCACCAGGAACGGGCCTGCACTCGACCCGCCGGTGCGGGTACCGATGATGTAGAGCGTGCCGGATTGAGCAATGAACTCATCAATATCGAACGCCTCACCACGCGTGCGTGGATTCATCACGTCCCGCACCGAATCAACCGACAGCCCGGAGACCGCATTCTCGACGCCGAACCATTTGTTCTGACGCATCTTCGGGTCCGAATCGATGACCGACTCCAACGCCGCAGCCCATCCACGCGCCGCCCGCCCGGCTCTCTCGTATTCCCGCAGCACTTTCACCGCGTCCCTGGCCTTCGCCGGAGACGTGCCCCACAGCATGAGAGTGTCAACGCTTTCGCCTACGAGTGCACATGCGTGCAACAGTGCCTGCATGATCGTCACCGCTGGCGACCGCCATTCCGCGTTCGACGAATCCTCGGACAATCCCGCCGACGAGATCAGAGACGTGGCCCGCTGATTCGCCGTCTGTGGCGAGTCACACCCTGTGATCGGCGACCATTTCAACGTTGTGGGTTTACCCGTCAACCCTTGCGGATCGAACAGAGTCACTGGCCCCCGCTTGGCACGCAGACCCGCCGTCATCGCGTAGTTATCTGCCCTCGATGAGGTGGTGATGACTGGCCCTGGCGCGTCAATGATCGCATTAGCCAAAACGTTGACACCTTTACCCGACCGCGGAGGACCGATGAGCACCAGGGAATCTTCCATGCTTGCCCAGCATTCGACACCTTCGGCCACTCCGAGGCGAATATTGCCCAGCTGCGGGCTCAGCTGCTTCTTCGGCAGGGTGGGCCGAATCTTCGCCGTCATCTGCCGAGCCTGCTTAGCCCCCATGATGGTTTTGACTTCCTGGCGTTTGGCGATCCCGTTGCGTCGTTGGATCGACTTCACAAAGTACCGATCCGACTGCAGATAGTTCCTATAGGCAATGATGCCCATGATGGTCCCGGTGATGATCACAGCCGCCACAACCGCCCAGGCGATGAGCACGGCCGACGACGAGGCCGCACACCCGTTCGGAGTCGTCCCGAACACTGCCGGGTCACCGGCGGCGATGAACGAGAACACGTCGAAGATCCCATTCGGACGTGCCCAGGCCCCACACGCTGCCCGGTTGACCAGCATCGCCGTGCCGGTCAGCACCCCGAGTACGACAAAGAGCCCGACCACACAGTAGAGAATGACATCACCGCGTCCGGTCGGATGTGCCGTGTTCTCTCGTTCCTGGAAGAGTCCCATCATGCTGCCCAATCTGTGATCAGGTGCCCATGTTCGTCTTCGATCATGCTGACATCGTCGACCGACTTCGTTGTCCGCAGCTTCTGGTCAGTGTCGAACAGCTCCGCCTCCGGAGTGGTGCGAGTATTGCGAACTCGGAAGGTCTTCTGCCCGATCCGCCACAGCCCGGTCCCTTTCTGCAGCACCGGCAGCTGGGCGCGTTCTTTGTCGTTGAGTTCCAGCTGCGATGTCGTCGCCCGCAACGCGGCCGGGTCCTGTCGATAAATGACTTTGATATCCGCATCAGCCAGCAACGACTGGGCCATGGCTGCCATCTGTGACCCCGAATCACCGGCCATGTTCAAATCCGTGACCTTGTGCATAATGAGGATGTTGAAAATGCCGTAATCGCGGGCGAGTTTCCAATTTTCAACCATCCGCTGCAAGTCGGCCCGGTTCGTCACCGAGTCCCACCCTTCCTCGTAGACAACGACTCTCTGCCCAGCATCCGGGTTGGTCACCATCGCTTCGATCCACGTACCACAGCAGGCGCTGGCCACTCGCCGTGCTTTCTGAGTCGATGACCGCATCGAGGAAGTATCAATCGACACGGCCGGCAGAGACGGATCAAATGTCACCGTTGACTCTCCATCGAACATTCCGCCCAGGTCACCAGAGTGCAAACGGCGAATCGTCTTCGCCAAACTTCTCGATGCCCGCGCCAACTCCTCATCCGTGATCGTGTCATCGCGGCCCTCGGTCAGCGCCCAACTGATATCGACAACCGTCGGTGTCCGCTGCTCACTCTCGGCACGGGTCGTGGCTCGGTCGATCGCATCATCGAGGGCCGTGTGCTCATCCGAGGTCAGCTCTTCTTGACCCGTGAGGATCTTGATGACGGTCTCCATGATCGACATTCGACGGGTACGCACCATTTGGCTCCACCCCTCATCGGTGAGCTGGTTGCCCATCGAATCCACCGACGGGCGTACCCCCTCCTCGAGCGGATTCAGCCGCGTCGGCAGGCCCGTGCCGATTTGAATGACGACTCCCCCAAGCTGCTGGACGACCTCCGTCCACTCACCTTTGAGATCCGAGGCCACAGCCAGCTTCTTCCCGAACTGCACCAGCCGTGTGCACCAGCATTTCGCCAGCGTCGACTTACCCGTGCCAACCGTCCCGAACAGCAGCATCGACATGCCAGAGATGAGATTCGCCCGGTACAACTCCCACGGGTCTACACAGAACGTTCCCCCTCCATCGAGATTCGTACCCACAGGAGGACCGAACGCTCCCAGATCAGGACCAGAGATAAATGGATACGCCGTCGCCGCCGTATGTCCGGCAACATTGACCCCCGGATCACGCATCATCACCGTCCCGACACCAGCACGGCCACGACGCTCACCCCCCCGACGGATACGCCCGCCGCGGGAACCCCGCCTCAGCATCGGCTTTCGGAGACGCCTCGCGTCTGAGTATCTCCGCTTTCCGCGCCAAATGCCGCAGCTCACGTTTCTGAGCTCGCCGTGCCTTTCGGTCTCCCCCGATGACACCGAACACACTCGACTGGTTCTTCCGCATCACAGTTTCAACCTTCCCAACGGAGTCGCAGCCGCAACGAACGCCGAGTCCTGCTGACCAAACAAGGGCCGCAACTCACAATTCGCCCGTGCTACCCGATTCCGCAGCTGCGACAGCTGTGCTTCGAGTTCGGGCTCGCTCATTGCCGACACCGTCACATACACGGCCATCGACAACGCCGCATGACCCGACGTCATCTCCATTTCCTCCTGCTCGAGGTCCTCACGCTGCCGGTCATTCTTCAACGTGTTCATCTTCCCGACCTTCTCCCGCACCGTGTCATTGGTCAGCCACGTCGACCGGTCGCGTTCGTTCTTCTTCAACGCCTTCCGCACATTCCTCGGCTTCATATACATACTCACCGTGTGCCGGAAGTCACCCGCGAACACAATGTCGGCCAGGAAACCCAGCTTGGCCTGCTGCCGCGGGAACTCTGAGATCTTCAGCGTCTGGTGAACTGCCCCATCGGACTCGAACGTCCCGAGGTTCGTTTTCGTGTACATCGGCCCGGCCGCACCCACTGCCACGCCCGCCTCGCCTCTGGCAGTGACCTCCACCGACGACGCAGGATCGAACGCCGTTCGGATCAGCGCTGCCGCCGATGTCGGAGTATGCCACCGTGCGACTTCAGTCCCAGACTCCGGCAGTGCCTCCGCCACCGTGTCCATCACCGACAGGGCAACTTCCATGAAGCCCCGGATCCCACGCCCAGCCCCTTGGATGCGTTTGGTCAGTTGATCCCGATTGAGCACAACGCTCAACCACCGTGTATGCACCGGCCGCCCCTCGACGGAGGCAAGCATCTCAACCAGGCCCTGGTGCAGCCACGGGTTGAGCTCCTGACCAGCGTTGCGCAGGTGTTCGTCAGTGACGGGATCAACCCGGTAGTCAGATTCGTTGACCCGCGATTCGTAGTAGTCCAACACTGCCTGACCCGACACCATGGTCGTCTGGTCCGACATCTGCACCCAGGCCACTCCCTCAATGCCACTGAGAGTCGCTTCAATCTCCGCCCACACCCGCAACCGGTCTTCCTGACCTTCAAATTCCTCGAGTTCGAACGCCTTATGAGTGTCGATCTCGGCGATGATGATGGCCTGCTTCGCCACCGGGTCATAGATGAACGCAGCCCCACCAGGCAGTTGGTACATCACCAGTTCGGCGAACTCACCCGGCAACACCAGACGCGTGGCCTTCGGCACCGTGATCCGGCCCTTCTTGTCCCGTCCTGTGTCATCGGAGCGTTTGACGGGTCCGTCGACGACGTCCAAATGCGGGGCCGTGGCCCATCCTGTCTCAGTGTGTTCCAAAGCCACGCCGCTGGTAGGGGGGACGAACTCGTTCTGGCCTCTCCTGCGCCGACCGACCATGAATCGGACTACACTCGCCCATTCCAGTAGTGACTTTCCCTGGATCCGCGGCACTCCGATCGCCAGAGTCACCGCGAGTACCCCGCCTGCGGGCAAGAGATTGACGGGGAAGGCTGAGTTGAACAGGAACACGACGATCAACGCCACGGCCAGTCCGGCCCCGATGAAGATGATCTGTCCCATGCCAAGGCCGAAGGCCACGCCGGTGCCCTGTTCCCTTCCGAACCGCGCCCCGTCCCATTCGCTGGTCTGCACTGTTTGCTGACTCATGGTTTACCGTCCTCGTTTCGCACCGGCGAGATTCTTGACTCCGACACCGAACATTCTCTTTCCACCTCTCCAAGTGGCTCCGCCGATCTTCTGCCCGCCGCGCATTGCCCGACGTGTACCGCCCCCGACGCCGCCGCCGATCATGCGACCGGCCGAACTTTCCAGAGAGTGCGACGAGTCTGGAGTCATGAACGAGACGATGCTCAGCATCAGGATCGGCATCGCTGCTGAAATGACGACCAAGCAGATCCCGGCCGCCATCTGCACAAAATCAGACGACATCGACATCATCGTCACCCCCATCTTGATCACCGCCGCCGCGACCGGTTTAGCCATTAAGAGAGCCACGACCATGCCTCCCCACTTCGACGCGATTCCTTTCGCTGCGTCCGTGCCCAGGGAGAACACGGCCACAGGTGTGAACATGGCCATGAGCAACGTCACGACCGTGCGGAAGAGCATCATGAGCATCAACACCAGGCACGCCAAGAGCATGATGATCGCGACGATGAAGGGCCCGACGATCATTCCCGGCTGACCGCTCTGGCCCATGGCCCAGATCTCGCTGTTGGCGTCGACTGCGATCCCACCGGCACCATCGTTCTTATCCGGGTTCACCCACAGACCAAACAGCCGCAAGAGCGCGCCGATGCCCACATCATCCCCGGTCGTTCCGTCTTCACCGATCTCGAGGATCCACATCGTCAATTGGTCGGTGCCGCGCAGGCCCAGGAAGATCAGACCCGCACACACATACGTCAATGGGATTGCCAGGACCGAAGTGGCGAAGGCGCGCAGCATGCCAGCCGTCGATGCGCGAAACAGTGATAGCCCGATCTGGAAGGCCACGAAGATGATCAGGATCGGGATCATCGCCACGACCATGACGTTGAGCATGCCCGGATACGTCACCGTGTACTGCTGCACACCATCCTGATAAACACTGATCGTGCCTCCCATCACGGAGACCCACCAGTCCTGTCCTCCCCCACCATTGGTGAACGCGCCGACTTCGAACGATCCTTTGAGGAATTCCCAGCTGCTGACA
Proteins encoded in this region:
- a CDS encoding type IV secretion system protein, with the protein product MADNWWEDFGNLPETFAEWGESIQAVFEGSIEAFAVSSWEFLKGSFEVGAFTNGGGGQDWWVSVMGGTISVYQDGVQQYTVTYPGMLNVMVVAMIPILIIFVAFQIGLSLFRASTAGMLRAFATSVLAIPLTYVCAGLIFLGLRGTDQLTMWILEIGEDGTTGDDVGIGALLRLFGLWVNPDKNDGAGGIAVDANSEIWAMGQSGQPGMIVGPFIVAIIMLLACLVLMLMMLFRTVVTLLMAMFTPVAVFSLGTDAAKGIASKWGGMVVALLMAKPVAAAVIKMGVTMMSMSSDFVQMAAGICLVVISAAMPILMLSIVSFMTPDSSHSLESSAGRMIGGGVGGGTRRAMRGGQKIGGATWRGGKRMFGVGVKNLAGAKRGR
- a CDS encoding type IV secretory system conjugative DNA transfer family protein, which translates into the protein MFSFIAAGDPAVFGTTPNGCAASSSAVLIAWAVVAAVIITGTIMGIIAYRNYLQSDRYFVKSIQRRNGIAKRQEVKTIMGAKQARQMTAKIRPTLPKKQLSPQLGNIRLGVAEGVECWASMEDSLVLIGPPRSGKGVNVLANAIIDAPGPVITTSSRADNYAMTAGLRAKRGPVTLFDPQGLTGKPTTLKWSPITGCDSPQTANQRATSLISSAGLSEDSSNAEWRSPAVTIMQALLHACALVGESVDTLMLWGTSPAKARDAVKVLREYERAGRAARGWAAALESVIDSDPKMRQNKWFGVENAVSGLSVDSVRDVMNPRTRGEAFDIDEFIAQSGTLYIIGTRTGGSSAGPFLVAMMDAITERAREIAAKREGNRLDPPMALVLDEIANITRAWDGLVPLMADGGGTGITVLAVFQSMAQVRNSWGEQAASALFDAATIKILLGGASNTDDLQVFSTLAGRRKVMRSSTSRQKDGTSVSDQVQEMNVLEVDELRRLPFGYTIILMRNKRPIFMRLSPYYKSVNAGPIAEMKKLYAQSLLDDDADERWEATLYGPTAATAAPEEQAPAEPQAAPDTVAEADPAGTAEPNGHGDDSEVEGSSRPTVTWY
- a CDS encoding conjugal transfer protein TraC, encoding MSMLLFGTVGTGKSTLAKCWCTRLVQFGKKLAVASDLKGEWTEVVQQLGGVVIQIGTGLPTRLNPLEEGVRPSVDSMGNQLTDEGWSQMVRTRRMSIMETVIKILTGQEELTSDEHTALDDAIDRATTRAESEQRTPTVVDISWALTEGRDDTITDEELARASRSLAKTIRRLHSGDLGGMFDGESTVTFDPSLPAVSIDTSSMRSSTQKARRVASACCGTWIEAMVTNPDAGQRVVVYEEGWDSVTNRADLQRMVENWKLARDYGIFNILIMHKVTDLNMAGDSGSQMAAMAQSLLADADIKVIYRQDPAALRATTSQLELNDKERAQLPVLQKGTGLWRIGQKTFRVRNTRTTPEAELFDTDQKLRTTKSVDDVSMIEDEHGHLITDWAA
- a CDS encoding PrgI family protein gives rise to the protein MSQQTVQTSEWDGARFGREQGTGVAFGLGMGQIIFIGAGLAVALIVVFLFNSAFPVNLLPAGGVLAVTLAIGVPRIQGKSLLEWASVVRFMVGRRRRGQNEFVPPTSGVALEHTETGWATAPHLDVVDGPVKRSDDTGRDKKGRITVPKATRLVLPGEFAELVMYQLPGGAAFIYDPVAKQAIIIAEIDTHKAFELEEFEGQEDRLRVWAEIEATLSGIEGVAWVQMSDQTTMVSGQAVLDYYESRVNESDYRVDPVTDEHLRNAGQELNPWLHQGLVEMLASVEGRPVHTRWLSVVLNRDQLTKRIQGAGRGIRGFMEVALSVMDTVAEALPESGTEVARWHTPTSAAALIRTAFDPASSVEVTARGEAGVAVGAAGPMYTKTNLGTFESDGAVHQTLKISEFPRQQAKLGFLADIVFAGDFRHTVSMYMKPRNVRKALKKNERDRSTWLTNDTVREKVGKMNTLKNDRQREDLEQEEMEMTSGHAALSMAVYVTVSAMSEPELEAQLSQLRNRVARANCELRPLFGQQDSAFVAAATPLGRLKL